One stretch of Saccharopolyspora erythraea DNA includes these proteins:
- a CDS encoding helix-turn-helix transcriptional regulator, translating into MDGPGPLGDFLQARRALLRPQDVGLRDLGPRRRVAGLRREELAQLAGVSVSYYTRLEQGLSRGASAEVLEAIGRALLLDDHEREHLNRLAEAARRTPRARRPRPEKLADETRDLLRAVDGVPALVLGRRTDVLAWNTLGHALLAGHLDFHSPDNLAERPNMSRMLFLDPHCRELYTDWKRKARAVVGNLRITVGRHPQDPPLAELIGELTMKSPEFVALWGDHRVAPCDAASYELHHPVVGPVTVTQQTLSIARSPEQVLIVCTTPADSPSEAALALLRQTSSGQAPCTDNVSAPIAASWR; encoded by the coding sequence GACGTCGGTCTGCGCGACCTCGGACCCCGCAGGCGGGTGGCCGGGCTCCGGCGCGAGGAACTGGCCCAGCTGGCGGGCGTCAGCGTTTCGTACTACACGAGGTTGGAACAGGGCTTGTCCCGCGGGGCCTCGGCCGAGGTGCTCGAGGCGATCGGCCGCGCCCTGCTGCTCGACGACCACGAGCGCGAGCACCTCAACCGGCTCGCCGAGGCCGCCCGCCGCACGCCCCGCGCCCGCCGCCCCCGGCCCGAGAAGCTCGCCGACGAGACGCGGGACCTCCTGCGCGCCGTGGACGGCGTCCCGGCGCTGGTGCTCGGCCGGCGTACGGACGTGCTGGCGTGGAACACCCTCGGGCACGCCCTGCTGGCCGGCCACCTGGACTTCCACAGCCCGGACAACCTGGCGGAGCGGCCGAACATGAGCCGGATGCTGTTCCTGGACCCACACTGCCGGGAGCTGTACACGGACTGGAAGCGCAAGGCCCGCGCGGTGGTCGGCAACCTGCGGATCACCGTCGGCAGGCACCCGCAGGACCCACCGCTCGCGGAGCTGATCGGCGAACTGACGATGAAGAGCCCGGAGTTCGTCGCACTCTGGGGCGACCACCGCGTGGCACCCTGCGACGCCGCGTCCTACGAACTGCACCACCCCGTCGTCGGCCCGGTGACCGTGACACAGCAGACACTGTCGATCGCCCGCTCACCGGAACAAGTGCTGATCGTGTGCACGACCCCCGCCGACTCCCCCTCCGAGGCGGCTCTCGCACTACTCCGACAGACGAGCAGCGGCCAAGCGCCTTGCACCGACAACGTCAGTGCTCCCATCGCGGCGAGCTGGCGATGA
- a CDS encoding response regulator transcription factor produces MTRILVADDEHLIRNAIAGLLELEDGFEVVGQAASGDEALATALRVRPDVALLDLQLPGPDGIEVARRLAAQLPECRSIIVTSHGRPGYLKSALAAGARGFLPKTVSPRTLAQVVRTVVGGGRHVDPELAAEAISAGDSPLSPREADVLALARDGAPVEEIARRVSLSRGTVRNHLAAAIAKLDAANRHEAARIAAGHGWI; encoded by the coding sequence ATGACCCGCATCCTCGTCGCCGACGACGAACACCTCATCCGAAACGCCATCGCCGGGCTGCTCGAGCTCGAGGACGGCTTCGAGGTCGTCGGCCAGGCCGCGTCCGGTGACGAGGCGCTGGCCACGGCCCTGCGGGTCCGTCCCGACGTGGCCCTGCTCGACCTGCAGCTGCCCGGGCCCGACGGCATCGAGGTCGCCCGGCGGCTCGCGGCGCAGCTGCCGGAGTGCCGGAGCATCATCGTGACCTCGCACGGCCGGCCCGGGTATCTGAAGTCGGCACTCGCGGCGGGCGCGCGAGGCTTCCTGCCCAAGACCGTGTCCCCTCGGACCCTCGCGCAGGTCGTCCGCACGGTCGTGGGCGGCGGCCGCCACGTCGACCCCGAGCTCGCGGCGGAGGCGATCAGCGCGGGCGACTCCCCGCTCAGCCCGCGCGAGGCCGACGTGCTCGCCCTGGCGCGCGACGGCGCGCCCGTCGAAGAGATCGCCCGGCGCGTCTCGCTCTCCCGGGGGACCGTGCGCAACCACCTCGCGGCCGCCATCGCCAAGCTCGACGCCGCGAACCGGCACGAGGCCGCGCGCATCGCCGCCGGGCACGGCTGGATCTGA